The following is a genomic window from Flavobacterium crassostreae.
TTAAAGGAAGAAAGTCGGTTATTTTTATTTAAACAAATTTATTTGACATTTACGGAAAGTTTCAATTGGAGTTTTAATGATGGTTTTGTCGAGGAACCAGTTGGTCAATACGGTTCATTATTTTCAATTTATTTACTTCTAAAATACGGAGAAAGTGAAAAGAAAACTCTCTTTTATTCCGAAAAATATCTTTCCGTTTTTTTTAACTTCCTTCCTCTTTTCGTTGATGATTATGCAACTCCAGAAGAACAATTTAACAATTGTTATTCTGTTCGTACATTTGAAAGATTTACTAATTGGTTTGGATTAACTTATTTTTCAGAACCCAAAAACAACTATGATAATAAAAACAACAAAATTAAATCAACCGAATTATTAACAAAGCTTTTTATTATGGAATAACGGAAAGGTAATTGTTACTACTGCCAACACACGCTACAACGGATTTGGGCAATTAGCATAATGGAAAGTTGGTTTTGTATTTGGAAGATTTGGCAAATCCGAAAATAGGGCTTAATTTAGTCCCAAACCCGCTGTAGCGAGAGAACGTTACAGGGCATAGCTCCGAAAATCCGTTTTTAAAATAGAAAATTAACGTTTTTAAGCATATATATTTTAAAAGTAATGTAAGTCAAAACCTCCCTCCTTTTCTCTTACAAACGGCTTTTTATTGCCGAAAAATGGGGCGAATTAGTATAATTTTTCACCAAATAATATTTAAGGAAAACAAAGTATAAAAGGAATAAATGTTGCAATTTAAAACAGAAAAAATCAATCAAAATAAGTTGCATAAAAGAGAGTGACCAGAAATTTAAGCCCAAAAGGGAAAAAGGTTAGACGGAATTGAAACGGATTTTTTTTGCGACGTCAAAAGTGTATAATGGTATTTTCAGAAAGTTTATTTTACAAAATAAACTTTTTTAATTTTATAAGGAAAACCACTCAATAATGTATTTTTTAAATGGAAAATGTTTCTGTTTTTAAAGAGAATTCCCGCCAAAAAAAGCAAGATGGAAGTGTTTTATGGCTATTGCTACGCCCTGTAACACACGTCTCAAGCAATTTGCAGATTCTGTGGAATTACCGTTTTTAATTGTATATTCGTTACGAAGAAAATAATCGCATCCAAAAGCTGCAAACTGCATGAGGCGCGAAGACGTTAGGCGTCAGTTTAGCGGAACGCAGAAAAAATTGAACAAAATGAACATATGTAATTATTCCATTTACTTTTTTATATTCCTAATAATAATTAGTTGTTCTGAAAAGAATAATAAAAATGTTGAAAAATCAATTCAAAATACAATCGAAAGATTTCCTCAACTAAAAACTGATAAGAAAAACTTTGACAATGATTACAAACTTGTTAAAAGTGTAAAAAACGGAGAACTTAATTTTGAAATTCAATTATTTTCTGAAGCAGACAGTATAGAAAATAAACAACAAATAATTGTTCTGATTAATTCAAAAAAAGAATGTTCGTCAATTCCATTCTTTAATAATAAATATAAAGACTATTGGGAGTTTCCATTTGATAAACCAATAAAAAATGTTCCCCATATAGCTTCAACTTTTAGAGTTGAATTAAATAATGCGTTGAATATATTTCAAACACCCAAAAACAGAAAAGAAAAAAACTTAAAATATGAAGTTGTAAATGAAATTTTGAAGTCATTGTTGATTTGTAAAAATTTACAAGAGAAGGACAGTCTGCTTATTTATAGTACGATAATTCCAAATTCAAATATTCCAAACGAAGATTCTGATTCTGCTTTTGTAAGACTTCGCAAAAATTATAAAAAAATGAAAAGTGAATGGCATCCAGAAAATTATGTAATTAATTATAACTGTTATTTAGATGAAAGAAATGGGAGAATATATCAATTAAATTACAACGAAAAAACCAAAAGTTATGATGTGAAAAGTTATAGACAAGATTGGGGATTCACTCCATTGAGTTTGTGAAACCGAACGCCTAACAGCTGTTTTGAGCTAGCTGGAATTTAGTGGAATTATCGTTTCGCATCAAGTTTTCGTTAAGCCGAAAATTGAGCGGTTACGAACTTCCAGCCATCTCAAAGCAGCAAAACGTTATGTGGCATAGCTCCGAAAATTCATTTTTAAAATAGAAAATTAACGTTTTTAAGTATATATTTTTTAAAAGTAATGTAAGTCAAAACTCCCCTCCTTTTCTCTTAGAAACGGTTTTTTATCACTGAAAAATCGGTCGAATTAGTATAATTTTTCACCAAATAATATTTAAGGAAAATAAAGTATAAAAGGAATAAATGTTGCGATTTAAAGCCGAAAAAATCAATCAAAATAAGTTGCATAAAAGAGAGTGACCAGAAATTTAAGCCCAAAAGCGAAAAAGGTTATACGGAATTGAAACGGATTTTTTTTGCGACGTCAAAAGTGTATAATGGTATTTTCAGAGTGTTTATTTTACAAAATAAAATCTTTAATTTTATAAGAAAAACTACTCAATAATGTGTTTTTTAAATGGAAAATGTTTCTGTTTTTAAAGATAATTCCCGCAAATAAAAACGAGATAGAAGTACTTTGTGGCTATTGCTACGCCACATAACACACGTCTCAAGCAATTTGCAGATTCTGTGGAATTACCGTTTTTAATTGTATATTCGTAATGAAGAAAATAATCGCATCCAAAAGCTGCAAACTGCATGAGGCGCGAAGACGTTATGTGGCATAGCTCCGAAAATTCGTTTTTAAAATAGAAAATTAACGTTTTTAAGAATGTATTTTTTAAAAGTAATGTAAGTCAAAACTCCCCTCCTTTTCTCTTAGAAACGGCTTTTTATTGTCGAAAAATCGGGCGAATTAGCATAATTTTTCACCAAATAATATTTAAGGAAAATAAAGTATAAAAGGAATAAATGTTGCGATTTAAAACCGAAAAAATCAATCAAAATAAATTGCATAAAAGAGAGTGACCAGAAATTTAAGCCCAAAAGAGAAAAAGGTTAGACGGAATTGAAACGGATTTTTTTTGCGACTTCAAAAGTGTATAATGATATTTTCAGAGTGTTTATTTTATAAAAGACAATCTTTAATTTTATAAGAAAAACTACTTAATAATGTGTTTTTTAAATGGAAAATGTTTCTGTTTTAAAGAGAATTCCAGCAAATAAAAACAAGATAGAAGTACTTTGTGGCTATTGCTACGCCACATAACACACGTCTCAAGCAATTTGCAGATTCTGTGGAATTGCCGTTTTTAATTGTATATTCGTTACGCAGAAAATAATCGCATCCAAAAGCTGCAAACTGCATGAGGCGCGAAGACGTTACAGGGCATAGCTCCGAAAAAATCGATTTTTAAATAGAAAATTAACGTTTTTAAGCATATATTTTTTAAAAGTAATGTAAGTCAAAACTCCCCTCCTTTTCTCTTAGAAACTGCTTTTTATTGCCGAAAAATGGGGCGAATTAGTATAATTTTTCACCAAATAATATTTAAGGAAAACAAAGTATAAAAGGAATAAATGTTGCGATTTAAAACAGAACAAATCAATCAAAATAAGTTGCATAAAAGAGAGTGACCAGAAATTTAAGCCCAAAAGGGAAAAAGGTTAGACGGAATTGAAACGGATTTTTTTTGCGACGTCAAAAGTGTATAATGGTATTTTCAGAAAGTTTATTTTACAAAAGAAAAACTTTAATTTTATAAAAAAAACCACTCAATAATGTGTTTTTTAAATGGAAAATGTTTCTATTTTTAAAGAGAATTCCCGCCAAAAAAAGCAAGATGGAAGTGTTTTGTGGCTATTGCTACGCCCTGTAACACACGTCTCAAGCAATTTGCAGATTCTGTGGAATTACCGTTTTTAATTGTATATTCGTTACGAAGAAAATAATCGCATCCAAAAGCTGCAAACTGCATGAGGCGCGAAGACGTTATGGGCTAGTTTTGCCCATTTTGCGCAGATAAAGTCGTTTTTATAAGAAAAAACCGTCTATAATTTTAAGGTTTAGAGTTCTTAATTCTTAAAAAAACGCAATAAAATGGATTCTTAAAAGCCAAAAAAAAGGTTCTATTGTTTAAAGAGTATATTTCTAACCTGAAAATAATTCAAAACAAAATAATGACATAAAACAGCGTGATTTGTGATTTACAGAGTGATTTTTCAAACAATAAAATCCCCAAGTTGAAGCGCAAATGGCATTTTACCAGCTTGACGAAAAAAATTAAATGAGTGTTATTTGTATTTTACAAAGTGATTATCCAAATAAGAAAAATCTCGGATTTAAATCTTAAAACAAGATTTTATCAGCGTTACGTGAAAAATTAAAAAAGTGTGATTTGTTCTTTACAAAATGATAATCTAAATAAAAAAATATTGAATTTAAAACCAAAAAATATTTGCGTTTTTAGGTTTGTGAAGAAAAAACCAGCCCATAACAATCGTCTTAACTAATTTGCAGATTCTGTGGAATTATCGTTTTTAATTGTATATTCGTTATGAAGAAAAACACCCGTATCCAAAGCCTGCAAACTAGTTAAGGCGGGAACGTTATGGGCTATTTTTGCCCATTTTGCGCAGATAAAGCCGTTTTTATAAGAAAAAACTGTTTATAATTTTAAGGTTTAGAGTTCTTAATTCCTAAAAAAACGCAAAAAAATGGATTCTTAAAATCAAAAAAAAAAAGATTTTGTTGTTTAAAGAATATTATTTCCAACCTGAAAATAATTCAAAACAAAATAATGACATAAAACAGCGTGATTTGCGGTTTACAGAGTGATTTTTCAAACAAGAAAATCCCAAAAGTTGAAGCGCAAACGGCATTTTACCCACTTGACGAAAAATTAAATGAGTGTAATTTGTGTTTTACAAAGTGATTTTACAAATAAGAAAAATCTCGGATTTAAATCTTAAAACAGGATTTTACCAGCGTTACGTGAAAAATTAAAAAAGAGTGATTTGTTCTTTAGAAAGTGAAAATCTAAATAAAAAAATCTCGAATTTAAAGCCAAAAAATATTTGCGTTTTTAGGTTTGTGAAGAAAAAAACAGCCCATAACAATCGTCTTAACTAATTTGCAGATTCTGTGGAATTACCGTTTTTAATTGTATATTCGTTTCGAAGAAAAACATCCGTATCCAAAGCCTGCAAACTAGTTAAGGCGGGAACGTTAGGCGTTATTTTGCCCAAAAACACGAAAATTTGAATCGAGATAATATTTTTAAAGGACTAGATTTTTCTACAGATTTTACTGTTGAAGATTGGAACGCCTTAATAAAACTTAAATTCAAAAAATACCTAACAAATGAAGATTTAATAGAACAAAACAAAGAAGTTTTAAAAACCGAAATTGTAAATTATATTAGAGTTTCAGCAAAAAAAGAGTACTTAGAACTTTTTGAATGGACATTAAAAATTTTTGCTGATTGCATAATTTTTGATAAGGAAAAAACAATAAATATTATTTCAGAATCATTTGATGAAATTTGTAATACTGACTATAAATGGATGACAAATGTATTAACTCAACCAAATTTTGCAGACTTTTCTGAAAGAGATAAAATTACTTTTTATTTTAAAATTATAGATGAAACTTTAGAGGGAGTTTTTAAACCACGCTTCAAACTATTTGATAAATTAACTAACTTCTTAATAACCCAAAATGTAATTGATAATTCGAATTATGATTTTGGAAAAATTATTTCAGATTTTCCAAAGCAATATGAAAATAATGCAAAACTTTTTTTAAAAGATCCAATACATTCTATTTCAACAAGTCAGTGGCGAAATATTTCAGCACATAAATCCTTTTCAATAAGCAAAGAGAATATTAAAGTTGAATACGGAAAAACAAACAAAAAAACTGTTTTTATAAAATTTGAAGATTTTTATAAAATCGTATTTTGGACACAAGACATATATCGAGTAATCCGATTATCTCAAGTTATTACTTGTATAAACCATATGAAGGAAATTGTTGACATAATTGGTGATTCAGAAAAATCTAATCATCGTTTTGAATCTTCACTTTTAAATTTAGTGCATAATATGCAAATAGTAGGTTTTGAATTTATTTCGACTGAAATTGAAAATGAAACATTTTGTTTAAAACTGAAAGAAAAAAAAGAACACGATTTGAAATCTTCACTTATTCACGCATCGCAATGTTTAGACCAACTATCTTGTGCTATTTACGATGATGTTTTCATTAGAGATAACTATAATAAAACAAAAGTTATAATCTACAACGAATATACTAATGAAATTGGTTCTGCCACAATTCCAATAGATGTAGCATTAAAAAAAGTTAAAAGTGAAATAAATATGAATGAATATCTAGACAATATGGAATTTGAAATAAAAAACAACGCCTAACAGCGGTTTTAAGAAATTGGGGTTTTAGGGCTTAATTTAAAGTTTGTTTTGTACTTTTGAATTTGGGTGTTTAATCGAAAGTTTCGGGTTTACAAATCCCCAACTTCTTAAAGCCGCGAAACGTTAGCACCAATTTAAAAAAAAAACGAAATGGATACAATTGAATTTCATAAATCAACCGCAAAAGAATTACTAGCAATTAAAGATAGAGTAAGAAACTTAGTAAATCATTGGGGTGAAGATGGACGCCATCAAGAAGCTGTAATAAAAACAATGATTCAAAGATTTTTACCTGAAAAATTTAGAATAGGTACTGGTTTTATTGTTAGACAAACTAGACAAAGAGGAAACCACGAACCTTCCAAGCAAATTGATTTAATAATTTATGATACTTCATACCCTGTTTTGTTTAAAGACAATGATTTTGTTATTTTAACTGCTGATTCTGTTTTAGGAATTATAGAAGTCAAGGCAAATGCTACAAATCAAGGCTTAAGTGATATTGTTAAAAAAGCAAATGAAAATGGAAAATTTATTTTTGATGGTAGAGTTAACAAATCAAAGCCATTATTTAATGGAATTTTTTCATATGAATCTACCGTAAATAATGTTGATACAATTGCTAATCATATAAAAAATCCTTGGGACGAATTAGGTGAAAACCGACAAAAATATAGTGTTAACCATATTTCTCTCACTCAAGATTGGTTCTATAAGTTTTGGGAGCACGAATTTATTGATGGTAATTTACCTCATTATTTATATAAAATAAAAGAGCTTTCCTTTTCTTTTTTTATTTCAAACCTAATAGACTGGATTAGTGAGACATCAGTAATTGAAAACAGTAACTTATGGTTTCCCGTTGACAAATCAATAGAAGTAAAAAAATGTTTTTAACTTACAATTATGAAATATATAAAACCTGTTGTTTATGGAAATTCATTTTCTTGTCCGCATTGTGGTGCAATTGCAAAACAAGACTGGTGGCATTGCAATTGGAATGGTTCACAATATCCAGAAAATTCTTCTAATCCGTTGAAAGTAGCGAATTGTCAGCATTGTAATGATAACTCTGTTTGGATTGAAAATAAAATGTATTTCCCTGATTTAGGAAATTCACCCTTCCCTAATCCCGAAATGCCAGATTCAGTGTTAAAACTATATACTGAAGCTTCGGGTATATGTTCTAAATCTCCAAGAGGTGCCTCAGCGTTATTACGTTTATCAATTCAAGTTTTATGCAAAGAACTTGGTGAAGATGGTAAAAACATAAATACCGACATTGGGAACCTTGTAAAAAAAGGACTTCCAGTCATAGTCCAACAATCACTTGACATCGTTCGAGTGACAGGAAATGACGCTGTTCATCCTGGACAAATTGATACAGACAATCCATCAACGGTTGGACAACTTTTTGACTTGATTAATATTATCGTTGAATATATGATAGCTTTACCGAAAAAAGTTAACGGTATTTACAATGCGCTTCCAGCTGACAAAGTTAAAGGAATAAATAATAGAGACGGAAAGTAAAAAAACTGGTGCTAACCGCTGTTTTGATATAGCTGGAATTTAGTGGAATTATCGTTCCGCATCAAGTTTCCGTTAAGCCGAAAATTGAGCG
Proteins encoded in this region:
- a CDS encoding DUF6602 domain-containing protein, translating into MDTIEFHKSTAKELLAIKDRVRNLVNHWGEDGRHQEAVIKTMIQRFLPEKFRIGTGFIVRQTRQRGNHEPSKQIDLIIYDTSYPVLFKDNDFVILTADSVLGIIEVKANATNQGLSDIVKKANENGKFIFDGRVNKSKPLFNGIFSYESTVNNVDTIANHIKNPWDELGENRQKYSVNHISLTQDWFYKFWEHEFIDGNLPHYLYKIKELSFSFFISNLIDWISETSVIENSNLWFPVDKSIEVKKCF
- a CDS encoding DUF4145 domain-containing protein, with protein sequence MKYIKPVVYGNSFSCPHCGAIAKQDWWHCNWNGSQYPENSSNPLKVANCQHCNDNSVWIENKMYFPDLGNSPFPNPEMPDSVLKLYTEASGICSKSPRGASALLRLSIQVLCKELGEDGKNINTDIGNLVKKGLPVIVQQSLDIVRVTGNDAVHPGQIDTDNPSTVGQLFDLINIIVEYMIALPKKVNGIYNALPADKVKGINNRDGK